Proteins co-encoded in one Medicago truncatula cultivar Jemalong A17 chromosome 8, MtrunA17r5.0-ANR, whole genome shotgun sequence genomic window:
- the LOC11443382 gene encoding uncharacterized protein isoform X1 has translation MMNNSSAQPMHYDDYGFDLQQDFSLFLAEAKEHGHESKLKSSSVYPEEGSKKTGPEKVRKGKKSWKSSLVSWWKIDKKSKDKETTNKNSIAKVSEKRQGHVSGPILNSYKGYDGKQKNPFSGPLITSLFKPTKRSEENEIPYMTLHQQNNPHPVQNYGPLYVVT, from the exons atgatgaaCAATTCTTCAGCACAACCAATGCATTATGATGACTATGGATTTGATCTCCAACAGGACTTTTCCCTg TTTCTGGCTGAAGCAAAGGAACATGGACATGAATCAAAACTGAAGAGTTCATCGGTGTACCCTGAAGAAGGATCTAAGAAAACAGGACCAGAGAAAGTGAGAAAGGGAAAGAAATCATGGAAAAGTTCACTGGTTTCATGGTGGAAAATTGACAAGAAAAGCAAGGATAAAGAAACAACCAACAAGAATTCTATAGCTAAAGTTTCTGAGAAAAGACAAGGTCATGTTTCTGGTCCAATACTTAACTCCTACAAAGGTTATGATGGGAAGCAAAAGAATCCATTTTCTGGACCTTTAATAACAAGTTTGTTTAAACCAACAAAGAGATCAGAAGAGAATGAGATACCTTATATGACTctccatcaacaaaataatcCTCATCCTGTTCAAAACTATGGTCCTCTTTATGTGGTTACTTAA
- the LOC11443912 gene encoding ubiquitin-conjugating enzyme E2 34, translating into MAEKACIKRLQKEYRALCKEPVSHIVARPSPSDILEWHYVLEGSEGTPFSGGYYYGKIKFPQEYPYKPPGISMTTPNGRFMTQKKICLSMSDFHPESWNPMWSVSSILTGLLSFMMDTSPTTGSVNTTTVEKQRLAKSSMSFNCKNATFRKMFPEYVEKYNKQQLSEQVTSEQPASSETGQDKSPRSVLENNNLESTGEDMKRVEGLKDVRRNKKQGFPTWMMLLLFSIFGVVMALPLLQL; encoded by the exons ATGGCAGAGAAAGCATGCATCAAGCGCCTTCAGAAGGAGTATAGAGCACTTTGTAAA GAGCCAGTTTCCCATATTGTGGCCCGTCCTTCACCAAGTGATATTCTTGAGTGGC ATTACGTATTGGAAGGAAGCGAGGGAACACCTTTCTCAG GTGGATATTACTATGGAAAAATCAAGTTTCCTCAGGAATATCCTTATAAACCTCCTGGAATCAG CATGACAACACCTAATGGGCGGTTCATGACACAGAAAAAGATCTGTCTATCAATGAGCGATT TTCATCCTGAAAGTTGGAATCCAATGTGGTCTGTATCAAG CATACTTACCGGGCTTCTTTCATTCATG ATGGACACCAGTCCAACCACCGGCAGTGTAAACACTACTACTGTCGAGAAGCAGCGTCTAGCAAAATCTTCAATGTCTTTCAATTGTAAGAA TGCAACATTCAGGAAGATGTTCCCTGAGTATGTGGAGAAGTACAACAAGCAGCAGCTTTCTGAGCAAGTTACTTCTGAGCAGCCGGCGTCATCAGAGACTGGTCAAGATAAAAGTCCAAGGTCTGTTTTGGAAAACAACAATTTAGAGTCCACAGGAGAAGACATGAAAAGGGTTGAGGGATTGAAGGATGTGAggagaaacaaaaaacaaggaTTTCCAACTTGGATGATGTTATTACTCTTCTCCATCTTTGGGGTTGTTATGGCATTACCTCTACTCCAGCTGTGA
- the LOC11443382 gene encoding uncharacterized protein isoform X2 yields the protein MHEFLAEAKEHGHESKLKSSSVYPEEGSKKTGPEKVRKGKKSWKSSLVSWWKIDKKSKDKETTNKNSIAKVSEKRQGHVSGPILNSYKGYDGKQKNPFSGPLITSLFKPTKRSEENEIPYMTLHQQNNPHPVQNYGPLYVVT from the exons ATGCACGAA TTTCTGGCTGAAGCAAAGGAACATGGACATGAATCAAAACTGAAGAGTTCATCGGTGTACCCTGAAGAAGGATCTAAGAAAACAGGACCAGAGAAAGTGAGAAAGGGAAAGAAATCATGGAAAAGTTCACTGGTTTCATGGTGGAAAATTGACAAGAAAAGCAAGGATAAAGAAACAACCAACAAGAATTCTATAGCTAAAGTTTCTGAGAAAAGACAAGGTCATGTTTCTGGTCCAATACTTAACTCCTACAAAGGTTATGATGGGAAGCAAAAGAATCCATTTTCTGGACCTTTAATAACAAGTTTGTTTAAACCAACAAAGAGATCAGAAGAGAATGAGATACCTTATATGACTctccatcaacaaaataatcCTCATCCTGTTCAAAACTATGGTCCTCTTTATGTGGTTACTTAA
- the LOC11441359 gene encoding RING-H2 finger protein ATL60, with translation MGAIAAATATNGSSDALGDSNRIEITGKIMVLAIIFLFMVVMFVLMLHLYAKWFWWRFEERTVPQPRNRRRRRRFVFAPGQDPVVYGSHQIGLEAKILKSLPVLVFKNEDFKDGLECAVCLCDVVEGEKTRLLPKCNHGFHLDCIDMWFQSHSTCPLCRNLVSVESCKPNSTTSNGEEMNVLVSSEGENLSHVNGLESSNFPTNVLVWGNSQRQVSSSFGVSLEEGSSHQQPCSTSSSSSTLGSDNGNSGRCNGNGMLVIDIPLPSDFSSSSLSPSDNRYVEDEMKSPMASRLRSFKRLLSRDKKFSPSTPSSMDVEQGQS, from the coding sequence ATGGGTGCAATTGCAGCTGCAACTGCAACAAATGGGTCAAGTGATGCATTAGGTGATTCTAATAGAATTGAAATTACAGGAAAAATCATGGTTTTAGCtataatttttctattcatGGTTGTTATGTTTGTTCTAATGCTTCATTTATATGCAAAGTGGTTTTGGTGGCGTTTTGAGGAAAGAACTGTTCCTCAACCAAGAAACCGCCGTCGACGACGGCGGTTTGTTTTTGCTCCTGGTCAAGATCCTGTTGTGTATGGAAGTCACCAAATTGGACTTGAAGCTAAAATTCTTAAGTCTTTGCCTGTTTTGGTTTTCAAGAATGAGGATTTCAAAGATGGTTTGGAATGTGCTGTTTGTCTATGTGATGTTGTTGAAGGAGAAAAAACTAGGCTTTTACCAAAATGCAATCATGGGTTTCATTTAGATTGTATTGATATGTggtttcaatctcattctacttGTCCTCTTTGTAGGAATTTAGTTTCTGTTGAATCATGTAAACCAAATAGTACTACTTCAAATGGTGAAGAGATGAATGTGTTAGTGTCATCAGAAGGTGAAAATTTGAGTCATGTGAATGGTTTAGAGTCTTCAAATTTTCCTACAAATGTTTTGGTTTGGGGGAATTCTCAAAGACAAGTTAGTTCTTCTTTTGGTGTTTCTTTGGAAGAAGGAAGTTCTCATCAACAACCTtgttcaacatcatcatcatcatctactTTAGGTAGTGATAATGGTAATAGTGGTAGATGTAATGGAAATGGAATGTTGGTGATTGATATACCATTACCAAGTGACTTTAGTTCTTCCTCATTGTCACCTTCTGATAATAGGTATGTTGAAGATGAAATGAAATCACCAATGGCATCAAGATTGAGGTCATTTAAGAGGCTTTTAAGTAGAGACAAAAAGTTTAGTCCTTCAACTCCAAGTTCTATGGATGTGGAACAAGGCCAGAGCTAG